The DNA segment TTATTATTAATAAACAATAATAGCTAGATACTTATGTTTGTATGATATCATATAGCTGTTATGAGGTAAAATCGTTTAGAGGCTTTTTCGTCAATTTTGTTCGTATAAAAGCCTTGTCAGGGCCATCGAGAAGCTGAAAAGATTCGGCTTTTATCCTGATAATTTCACATTCCGGTCCCGAGAAAAGATCCGCGATGTTCGAGTTCTCTTTGGAGATAAGTTCTATAATATCAGCGCGTTCGCTGATGGATGAGATGGGAGTATGTATGCCTGTTATGGTTAATGCTTTTATTTCTCCCTGTCGTTTTTCAAGTTTACCGTCCCGGTCATCGATAAGCAGGCTCACTTGTGGGTTTTTCTCGATATTCTTCCATTTGTTGCTGTTTTTGCGGCTGATCATGTATATCTCAGACGCATCGTCGGAGTTGGCATAAGTCATAAGCGAGGAAAGAGGGTAGGGTTCTCCCTGTGTAGAGAGAACCAGAATATTATTGTTTCTGATGAGTTCAAGGCAGGTTTCGAGTTTGTCCTTTTCGTTTGGCATGTATCCTTACCTGAGTTGTTTTATTCAAACAGGACTTTTTGTCCTTCTATCAACTGACTGATAACAGAAGAGTCTGAGAGCGTTGAGGTGTCTCCGAATTCGTTTTCTCCGGCTGCAATTTGACGAAGAATTCTGCGCATGATTTTTCCAGAGCGTGTTTTAGGGAGTCCTTCGGAGAATTGTATGGTCTCCGGAACAGCAACCGCTCCGATTTCTTTGCGGACCCAGTCACGAAGAATCTTGCCCATTTCTTCGTCTTCATCGAGGCCGGGACGCAGGGTTACGTATGCATATATGGACTGTCCTTTAATCTGATGTGGAACACCGACTACAGCCGCTTCAGTCACATCGGGATGAGCAACAAGGGCTGATTCAATTTCCGCAGTTCCGAGCCTGTGGCCTGAGACGTTTATAACATCATCAAGTCTGCCCATAATCCAGAAGAAACCGTCTTCATCAATCCGTGCGCCGTCTCCGGTTTCATACATGCCGGGGAAACGTTCGAAGTATGTCCTGTTATATCGTTCGCGGTCGTTGTTTATAGAATGCAGCATTCCCGGCCAAGGATCTGTGATAACCAGATGTCCGCCCTCGTTCACTTCTGCGGGAGTGCCGTCACTGCGGACTACTGCGGCATTGATTCCGGGCAGCGGTTTTGTGGTGGAGCCCGGTTTAAGCGTGGTCGCATAGGGCAGCGGAGAAATCATGATGCCACCCGTTTCTGTCTGCCACCATGTATCGAGCAGTGGCAGTTTTTCTTTGCCCACATGGGTATGGTACCACATCCAGACTTCCGGGCTGATTGGTTCTCCGACGGTTCCGAGAATTCTAAGTGACGAGAGGTCGTATTTTTCGGTCCACTGCCTGCCCTCCCGCATAAGCGCTCTTATGGCTGTGGGGGTGGTATAGAAAATATTTACGCCAAATTTATTTATGATGTTCCAGAACCTGTCCGGCTTCGGATAGGTCGGGACTCCCTCAAACAGTAAGGTTGTAGCTCCGAGAGCGAGCGGTCCGTATACGGTATAACTGTGGCCTGTGACCCAGCCGATATCCGCCGTGCACCAGTGAACATCGTCTTCTTTAAGATCGAAAACCCACTGAGAAGTGTGTGCCACACATGTGAGGTATCCCCCGACTGTATGAACTACCCCTTTGGGCTTTCCGGAGCTGCCGGATGTATAAAGAATAAAAAGTGGGTCGTTTGAGTTTAGAGGAACAGGTTCGCAGCAATCAAGGATATCATCAGCAGCCATTTCTTCGTGCCACCAAGTATCTCTGCCTTCGATAAAGTTTATTTTCTCACCGGTTCTCTTGACGACTATGACTTGTTCAATCGACGGGCATGAAAACAGAGCTTCATCCACATTCTTTTTCAGGGGAATTGTTTTTCCGCCTCTGAGTACGCCGTCTCCTGTAATCAGGACTTTGGCATCGCAGTCAAGAATACGGTTTTGCAGGCTGATTGCTGAAAATCCGGCAAAAACAATGGAGTGTACAGCGCCGATACGGGCGCAAGCAAGCATGGCTATAACCAGTTCAGGAACCATAGGTAGATATATTACGACCCGGTCTCCTTTGCCGATACCCATTTTTTTCAGAACATTGGCAAATCTGCACACTTTGCGATGCAGCATCTGGTAAGTGAAAACAAGTACATCTTCTTCCGGTTCGCCCTGCCAGATGAGCGCGGCTTTATTTCTGCGTCCGGCTGTCAGGTGACGGTCCAGGCAGTTGTATGAAGCGTTGAGTCGTCCGCCTTCAAACCAGCTGTATTCATGTTTTTCAGGGTCGGAGACGAGAGTCGTGCGAAAATCACGGTTCCAGTGGAGTAGTTCCCGCGCTCTTTCCGCCCAGAATCCTTCGGGGTCTTTTACTGCTTTTCTGCAAGCTTCGTCATATTTTTCCATGCTTCCGATAAAAGCCTGATTTTGCATATCTGCAGGCGGATCAAAGGTTCTTTGTTCCGTCATCAAATTCTCGATGGATTTTTCACTCATATTTTTACTCTGATATTTCCTGTCTTTTCGGGGGTTGTGCACCTCAACTCAATATATACTCTGTTTCTATCGGGATGGATAGTGCTGAACTCGTAATTTCAATCCTGATAATTTTCTGTTACCACTAAAACTCAAGGTAGTTTATGCTTGATAATGGTTTCAATACATAGGTATGACGATATTAGAGCTGTTTTTCATCTTCTGAATATTAAAAAGAGGCTTTCATGAGTGTTGTTAATCTGGGATTCCTTTTTCAGCCTAGGTCCGTAGCCGTTATCGGTGCCACCAACGAGCCTGGTAATCCGGGCAATATTCTCATGCGCAATCTCATGGGAGGCGGGTTTCTCGGTCCGGTCATGCCTGTAAGTACGGATGCGGAAGCCATTTCAGGGGTTCTCACATATAAAGACGTGGAAGCTCTGCCTAAAGTTCCTGATCTGGCTATTATCTGCCGCCCTTTGGCAGAATGTCCGGAGCTGCTCATAAAATTACGTAAAAGAGGCGTAAAAGCTGCTGCCTTGATTGGTCCCGGATTCAGTGAAATGACCGAAATGGAAAGGGGTAAGCTCAGCAGAGAACTTTTGAAAGCCGCGAATTCTCCACAGATGAGGATTTTAGGTCCGAAAAGTCTGGGATTTATTATTCCATCTTTGAATCTGAATGCCAGCATAGCTCCTCTCCCTGCAAAGGCAGGCAAAATAGCATTTGTTTCACAGTCTGACAGTTTTATTCCGACAGTTCTCGACTGGGCGCATACTAACGATATCGGTTTTTCCCATGTGATATCTATGGGAAGCCGAATTGATTTAACTTTCGGAGATGTTCTTGATTATCTGGGGTCTGATTCTCAAACCCGCTCTATTCTGCTCTATATTGAGTCAATTAACGATGCCAGAGACTTTATGTCCGCTGCCCGTGCAGCGTCCCGCAACAAGCCTGTACTGGTAATTCGTCCCGGTCTTGCCTTGCAGCAGGTGACGCAGGAACTGTCTCAGCTTGGTAATACCATGAGTGCAAGGGCAGATGAAGTTTTCGATGTTGCTTTCCGCAGGGCCGGAATGTTGCGAGTGCAGACCATTGATGGTCTTTTCGATGCAGCCCAGACTCTAGCCAGTCTTCGACAGCCTGTTCGCGGTAATCGCTTGGCAATTCTTGCAAACGGTACAAGTGCAGGGCTGACAGCCGCAGACGGACTTATCAGCCGCGGCGGCAAGCTGGCTAAGATTTCAGATGAGACAATAGAGAAGCTTGATAAACTTTTTGCAGGAAGATGGGGCAAAGCAAATCCGGTCAGTGTGGGTTTTGATACTTCGGGGGAAACATATCTTGAAGCTGTTAAAATTCTTATTAAAGATAAGGATGTGGACGCAGTTTTAATTGTCAATGTTCCTTTTTCAGGTCTTTCAGGGGTGGAAACAGCTGAAACGATAGCCAAGGGGCTTAAAAAAATCAGACGTATGGTTCTGACCGCGTGGCTTGGTTCAGGTATGTCCCGTAAAGCCAGAAAAGTTTTTTCTTTTGCGGGAATACCGACTTATGAAAGTGCAGATCAGGCTGTGCGCGCGTTTATGTATATGGCTGAGTATCAGCGAAATCAGGAACTACTGACTGAAACACCGGATTCTCTGCCTTCTGACTTTTTTCCCGATACTACTTCCGCCCGTGAGATTGTCCGCAAAGCTCTTACACAGGGCCGTGAATCCTTAAATGAGCCGGAGTCCCATAAAGTCCTTGCGGCTTACGGTCTTCCTGTCGTTGAAACCAAAATAGCTGTTTCAGCGCGTGAGGCCGTTATTGCTGCGGATGAACTGGGTTGTCCTGTTGCTCTTAAAATTCGGTCCCCTCAAATCAGCCAGCCCTATGATGTGGGCGGCGTTGTTCTCGATCTCGACAGTCCCGAAAAAGTCTGGGAGACAGCGGCGAATATGTTGACCCGTGTGAACAGACAAAGACCTGATGCCTATATTGAAGGATTCACTGTTCAGAAAATGGGCAGAAGATCCAGAGCACATGAGTTGTTTATTTCAGCCTCTGTCGATCCTACTTTCGGGCCGATTATTCATTTCGGACATGGCGGAATGACCAGAGAGGTTGTTCGGGATCAAGCCATCGCAATGGTGCCGCTTAATATGAGTCTGGCCCGTGAACTTATCAGCCGGACCCGTATTTTCAGGCTTTTATCAGGAACACCTACTCAGCCTCCCGTGGATATTGAAGATCTTTGTCTGACTCTTATTCAGGTATCGCAGCTTTTCATTGATATTCCACAAATTGTGCATCTTGATATCAATCCGCTTTATGCTGATGATACCGGAGTTCTCGCTTTGGGTGCGAAGGTAAGGATTGCAGAATGCGGGGAAAATTGTCCCGAACTGGCAATCAGACCTTATCCTAGAGAGCTTGAAGAATGTGTGGTGCTGAGAGACAGCAGACAGGTAACATTACGTCCCATAAGACCAGAGGATGAGCCTGCACATTATGTCTTTTTAGATCAGGTGTCGGATGAGGATATGCGGATGCGCTTTTTCGGAGTGGTCCGCAGGGATTTCGACCATAAAGATATGTCACGTTTCACCCAGATTAATTATGATCGCGAAATGGCTTTTATTGCCACAGCGATAGGGCCGAAAGGAATACCGGAAACATTGGGTGTTGTGCGAACATCAACCAAGCCGGATAATTCAGAGGCAGAATTTGCTATATTGGTCAGGTCCGATCTTACGGGAACCGGTCTTGGCAGTATGCTTTTCCATAAAATTATCCGGTACACCCGCGAAAGGGGAACTCATTGGCTGGTTGGGCAGACTTTGTTTGAAAACAAAGCAATGCAGGGGTTGTCGCGTAAGTTCGGATTTGAGATCAGCGAAAATTATGAAGAAGATCTGGTTGAAATGAGGCTGGATTGTTCTAAAGATCCTGAGAAGAAATAGTTTATACGTATCTTTTTTTACTTAAGTATTAATAATTAAAAACCCGGCCTTGAATAAGTTCAAGGCCGGGTTTTATTGTTTTAATGTTCTCCGGGA comes from the Maridesulfovibrio ferrireducens genome and includes:
- a CDS encoding pyridoxamine 5'-phosphate oxidase family protein, with protein sequence MPNEKDKLETCLELIRNNNILVLSTQGEPYPLSSLMTYANSDDASEIYMISRKNSNKWKNIEKNPQVSLLIDDRDGKLEKRQGEIKALTITGIHTPISSISERADIIELISKENSNIADLFSGPECEIIRIKAESFQLLDGPDKAFIRTKLTKKPLNDFTS
- the acs gene encoding acetate--CoA ligase, producing the protein MSEKSIENLMTEQRTFDPPADMQNQAFIGSMEKYDEACRKAVKDPEGFWAERARELLHWNRDFRTTLVSDPEKHEYSWFEGGRLNASYNCLDRHLTAGRRNKAALIWQGEPEEDVLVFTYQMLHRKVCRFANVLKKMGIGKGDRVVIYLPMVPELVIAMLACARIGAVHSIVFAGFSAISLQNRILDCDAKVLITGDGVLRGGKTIPLKKNVDEALFSCPSIEQVIVVKRTGEKINFIEGRDTWWHEEMAADDILDCCEPVPLNSNDPLFILYTSGSSGKPKGVVHTVGGYLTCVAHTSQWVFDLKEDDVHWCTADIGWVTGHSYTVYGPLALGATTLLFEGVPTYPKPDRFWNIINKFGVNIFYTTPTAIRALMREGRQWTEKYDLSSLRILGTVGEPISPEVWMWYHTHVGKEKLPLLDTWWQTETGGIMISPLPYATTLKPGSTTKPLPGINAAVVRSDGTPAEVNEGGHLVITDPWPGMLHSINNDRERYNRTYFERFPGMYETGDGARIDEDGFFWIMGRLDDVINVSGHRLGTAEIESALVAHPDVTEAAVVGVPHQIKGQSIYAYVTLRPGLDEDEEMGKILRDWVRKEIGAVAVPETIQFSEGLPKTRSGKIMRRILRQIAAGENEFGDTSTLSDSSVISQLIEGQKVLFE
- a CDS encoding bifunctional acetate--CoA ligase family protein/GNAT family N-acetyltransferase, with protein sequence MSVVNLGFLFQPRSVAVIGATNEPGNPGNILMRNLMGGGFLGPVMPVSTDAEAISGVLTYKDVEALPKVPDLAIICRPLAECPELLIKLRKRGVKAAALIGPGFSEMTEMERGKLSRELLKAANSPQMRILGPKSLGFIIPSLNLNASIAPLPAKAGKIAFVSQSDSFIPTVLDWAHTNDIGFSHVISMGSRIDLTFGDVLDYLGSDSQTRSILLYIESINDARDFMSAARAASRNKPVLVIRPGLALQQVTQELSQLGNTMSARADEVFDVAFRRAGMLRVQTIDGLFDAAQTLASLRQPVRGNRLAILANGTSAGLTAADGLISRGGKLAKISDETIEKLDKLFAGRWGKANPVSVGFDTSGETYLEAVKILIKDKDVDAVLIVNVPFSGLSGVETAETIAKGLKKIRRMVLTAWLGSGMSRKARKVFSFAGIPTYESADQAVRAFMYMAEYQRNQELLTETPDSLPSDFFPDTTSAREIVRKALTQGRESLNEPESHKVLAAYGLPVVETKIAVSAREAVIAADELGCPVALKIRSPQISQPYDVGGVVLDLDSPEKVWETAANMLTRVNRQRPDAYIEGFTVQKMGRRSRAHELFISASVDPTFGPIIHFGHGGMTREVVRDQAIAMVPLNMSLARELISRTRIFRLLSGTPTQPPVDIEDLCLTLIQVSQLFIDIPQIVHLDINPLYADDTGVLALGAKVRIAECGENCPELAIRPYPRELEECVVLRDSRQVTLRPIRPEDEPAHYVFLDQVSDEDMRMRFFGVVRRDFDHKDMSRFTQINYDREMAFIATAIGPKGIPETLGVVRTSTKPDNSEAEFAILVRSDLTGTGLGSMLFHKIIRYTRERGTHWLVGQTLFENKAMQGLSRKFGFEISENYEEDLVEMRLDCSKDPEKK